A genomic stretch from Geothermobacter hydrogeniphilus includes:
- the umuD gene encoding translesion error-prone DNA polymerase V autoproteolytic subunit — translation MKAELLGRADHFDALAIPLFLDKVPAGFPSPASDYCERALDLNELCIRTPAATYFVRAQGDSMIEAGIFSGDVLVVDRSLEAKHGDIVIAEFNGELTVKKLELKPETRLVPMNSRHAPVPIPDGAELEIFGVVTTVIHSLRNP, via the coding sequence ATGAAAGCTGAACTGCTCGGCCGGGCCGACCATTTTGATGCCCTGGCCATTCCCCTGTTTCTGGACAAAGTCCCGGCGGGGTTTCCTTCCCCGGCGTCCGATTACTGCGAACGTGCCCTGGATCTGAACGAGCTGTGCATCCGGACTCCCGCCGCGACCTATTTCGTCCGGGCGCAGGGGGATTCGATGATCGAGGCCGGCATCTTCTCCGGCGACGTGCTGGTGGTTGACCGTTCCCTGGAGGCGAAGCACGGGGATATCGTCATCGCCGAGTTCAACGGCGAGCTGACCGTCAAGAAACTGGAGCTGAAACCCGAAACCCGCCTGGTGCCCATGAACAGCCGGCATGCCCCGGTTCCCATCCCGGACGGGGCCGAGCTGGAAATCTTCGGCGTGGTCACCACCGTCATCCATTCCCTGCGCAACCCGTGA